The Patescibacteria group bacterium genome contains the following window.
CTGGCAGTGGTAAAACTACCATAGAAACGCTAACCGAGATTAAGCAGATGGTAGCAACAAATTTTTGGTAGAATCTCAGCATACTAATTGGTTGTTGTATTAGTTTCGGCCGCCGCTTGGGTTAATGCATCCTGATATACTTGCATTAAAGTTGCATCGTCTAATTTATCCACATCACTAGCCGACATACCGGATTGAACCAATAGCGTGCGCACGGCATCGGGTGATAATTTTTGTAGATCACTAAATGTTTGCGCCGCACTGGCACTATTAGTATTGGAATTTTCAGGCAATAAACCGGCGTATGGATCACCCGCATTTGTATTGCTATTTCCAGCATTTGTATTGATAGTACTTTGTGAAACACTTTTATAGACATCAACTAAATCGGCATCACTGACTTGATCCAGAACAGATTTATCAATGCCCAGCGCCTCTAACTGTTGCCGTAGTTTCTTTGGATCATCCGTGGCTAAACCAGTAATATCAGGAGCAGATGTGTTGGTGTTTGTAGTGGCAGTATTTGTATTGGCAGTAGCTGAATTGAAACAGACCTTGCCGGCAGCACAGGTTGGATCGGTGCCGACGGTTATTTCCTGACTGTCAGAAATACCATCAGAATCAGTATCCGCCAGATAAGCACTAGTGTTATAGGTATACTCTTCGTCAAAATCATTAATACTATCACTATCACTATCCAATAATTTTTTCTCAGCTAAAGCCTGTAAATTCTTCTGTGATTCAGTTATTACCGGGCCTGGAGTAGGATCTAAACTAAACAAAGTAGAACTA
Protein-coding sequences here:
- a CDS encoding thrombospondin type 3 repeat-containing protein, with translation MDRENKGFFWGYIIIAFVAIMGGILSIYSRLNTVSSTLFSLDPTPGPVITESQKNLQALAEKKLLDSDSDSINDFDEEYTYNTSAYLADTDSDGISDSQEITVGTDPTCAAGKVCFNSATANTNTATTNTNTSAPDITGLATDDPKKLRQQLEALGIDKSVLDQVSDADLVDVYKSVSQSTINTNAGNSNTNAGDPYAGLLPENSNTNSASAAQTFSDLQKLSPDAVRTLLVQSGMSASDVDKLDDATLMQVYQDALTQAAAETNTTTN